Proteins encoded by one window of Polyodon spathula isolate WHYD16114869_AA chromosome 16, ASM1765450v1, whole genome shotgun sequence:
- the LOC121329208 gene encoding uncharacterized protein LOC121329208 → MSFRTWEEQKKNLKVIRCSASELYRTERVGDWLQRKLERRRVQQGFALWAAQTWQAHNVKLYHRNAQLSRVLIAWCEVTRAALLRRGKVVLFQTRTERRLLALCFTQWTINLQIAQQRQIALEHSLIKQQNVQRAAVMQRWKLATRRSQAHRIHNTALLKQAFNQWKQAAGAARIAEQRSREKEKRRLKLFYTSWSIWVRENKEHILKCEVLRFYWQKRRMHHAFHQWITACNNQTEADRLYQTHLLHRPILRWMTGVQEEKQFSVVAASRIDTLQMKAAFNTWRARLEMHQALDFHLRKARQRTLRTAVRSWHHQVLSSQCRARYLYKKYYSRWTRIASLGMQRDSEGVLHTRTEEKCRSELGEKHLKKWCSAVLLNGFRGLGVVSRHNGPGISGEA, encoded by the exons ATGAGCTTCAGAACATGGGAAGAACAG AAGAAGAACTTGAAAGTGATCCGTTGCAGTGCCTCGGAGCTGTACAGGACGGAGAGAGTGGGGGATTGGCTACAGAGGAAACTGGAGAGACGGAGAGTACAGCAAGGCTTTGCACTCTGGGCAGCACAAACTTGGCAGGCACACAACGTGAAGCTGTACCACAGGAATGCCCAGTTATCAAG AGTGCTTATAGCTTGGTGTGAAGTGACCAGGGCTGCCCTGTTACGCAGAGGCAAGGTGGTCCTGTTTCAGACACGCACAGAACGAAGGCTTCTCGCCTTGTGCTTTACCCAGTGGACCATCAACCTCCAGATCGCACAGCAAAGGCAAATCGCTCTGGAGCATAGTCTAATCAAACAGCAGAACGTTCAGAGAGCAGCTGTGATGCAGAGGTGGAAACTGGCCACAAGGAGGAGCCAAGCGCACAGAATACACAACACAGCTTTGCTGAAACAG GCGTTTAATCAGTGGAAGCAAGCGGCAGGGGCTGCCAGGATTGCTGAACAGCGTTCAAGGGAAAAGGAGAAGAGAAGATTGAAGCTGTTTTATACTTCCTGGTCAATCTGGGTTAGAG aaaataaagaacacaTATTGAAGTGTGAGGTCTTGAGATTTTACTGGCAGAAGAGGAGGATGCACCATGCCTTCCATCAGTGGATTACAGCATGCAACAATCAAACAGAAGCAGACAGACTCTACCAAACACACCTCTTGCATAG GCCCATTCTCAGATGGATGACTGGGGTTCAGGAGGAAAAGCAGTTTTCCGTTGTGGCGGCCAGTAGAATCGACACATTGCAAATGAAGGCAGCGTTTAATACCTGGAGAGCACGTCTAGAGATGCATCAGGCCCTGGACTTCCACCTTCGGAAAGCAAGACAGAGGACTCTGAGAACTGCAGTGAGATCCTGGCATCATCAG GTTCTGTCGAGTCAATGTCGCGCCAGGTACCTTTACAAGAAGTATTACAGCCGCTGGACTCGGATAGCCTCTTTAGGCATGCAGAGGGATTCTGAGGGTGTGCTACACACTCGAACCGAGGAGAAATGCAGGAGTGAACTGGG CGAAAAGCACCTGAAGAAGTGGTGCTCTGCAGTTCTCCTGAACGGTTTCAGAGGACTCGGAGTCGTCAGCAGACACAACGGACCTGGGATCAGTGGAGAAGCCTGA
- the LOC121328901 gene encoding chloride transport protein 6-like isoform X1: MACCRRCLCCQCCCGEGETRTPEELLQWTILGETHGEDEILPRKDYESLDYDRCINEPFMEVLDGMDNKKARKYEVVKWVVVFAIGACTGLVGLFVDFFVRLFSHLKFSVVEKSVEACTEKGCLALSLLELLAFNMTFIFIASVLVLIEPVAAGSGIPEIKCYLNGVKIPGIVRLRTFLCKAVGVLFTVAGGLFVGKEGPMIHSGAIVGAGLPQFQSITFKKICFNFPYFRTDRDKRDFVSAGAAAGVAAAFGAPIGGTLFSLEEGSSFWNQELTWKVLFCSMSATFTLNFFRSGILYNSWGSFQLPGLLNFGEFKCSDSDKKCHLWTAVDLAFFVVMGIFGGLLGALFNCLNKRLAKYRMRNVHPKAKFVRVLESLLVTMVTTIVLFVASMTLGECRDLSPPTNSDNATHVSNSEDVNSTIKTFFCPNKTYNDMATLFFNPQEVAIHQLFHQDSTFSPVSLSIFFVLYFLLACWTYGISVPSGLFVPSLLCGAAYGRLVANILKTYIGMDHVYSGTFALVGAASFLGGVVRMTISLTVILIESTNEITYGLPIMITLMVAKWTGDFFNKGIYDIHIKLSGVPLLEWETEVEMDKLTASDIMEPNLTYVYPHTRIQSLVSILRTTVYHAFPVVTENRGNEKEFMKGNILISNNIRFKKSSILTRAGEQRRRSQSMKSYPSSELRNVCDELVGTEQAEEAEDMLQQMLERRHVPYPNLYPDQSPSEEWTMEERFRPLTFHGLILRSQLVNLLIGGVCYAENQSSATQPRLSYTEMTEDYPRYPDIHDLDLALLNPRMIVDVAPYMNPCPYTVSPNTRVSQVFNLFRTMGLRHLPVVNAVGEIVGIITRHNLTHEFLLAKLRQHCITI, from the exons ATGGCGTGTTGCAGGAGGTGCCTGTGTTGCCAGTGCTGCTGTGGGGAAGGGGAGACCAGGACCCCCGAGGAACTCCTGCAGTGG ACAATCCTCGGGGAGACACATGGAGAAGATGAGATTCTACCAAGGAAGGACTATGAG agttTGGACTATGACAGGTGCATCAATGAACCATTCATGGAGGTTCTGGATGGCATGGATAACAAG AAAGCCAGGAAGTATGAAGTGGTGAAGTGGGTCGTTGTCTTTGCAATTGGAGCCTGTACTGGGTTG GTAGGGCTGTTTGTTGATTTCTTTGTACGTCTCTTCTCTCACTTGAAGTTCAGCGTGGTTGAAAAAT CTGTGGAGGCGTGTACTGAAAAGGGCTGTCTTGCCCTGTCTCTACTAGAACTTCTAGCTTTCAATATGACCTTCATCTTCATAGCCAGTGTTCTGGTTCTGATTGAA CCAGTGGCTGCTGGGTCAGGGATTCCTGagattaaatgttacctcaacgGGGTGAAGATTCCTGGAATAGTCCGGCTGCGCACCTTCCTGTGCAAAGCTGTGGGGGTTCTCTTCACTGTAGCTGGAG GTCTGTTTGTGGGAAAGGAAGGTCCAATGATTCATAGTGGTGCTATAGTAGGAGCTGGGCTGCCTCAG TTTCAGAGCATCACCTTTAAAAAGATCTGCTTCAACTTTCCATACTTCCGCACTGACAG GGATAAGAGGGATTTTGTCTCCGCTGGGGCTGCGGCTGGGGTCGCGGCTGCTTTCGGAGCTCCCATTGGGGGCACGCTGTTTAGCCTGGAGGAGGGGTCCTCCTTCTGGAACCAGGAGCTCACATGGAAAGTG CTCTTCTGCTCCATGTCTGCCACTTTCACTCTGAATTTCTTCCGCTCTGGGATTCTGTATAACAGCTGGGGTTCTTTTCAACTACCAGGGCTGTTGAACTTCGGAGAGTTTAAG TGCTCGGATTCGGATAAGAAGTGTCACCTGTGGACCGCGGTCGACCTGGCCTTCTTCGTTGTGATGGGGATATTCGGCGGTCTCCTGGGAGCTTTGTTCAACTGCTTGAACAAGAGATTAGCCAAGTACCGCATGAGGAACGTTCACCCCAAAGCAAAGTTTGTCAG GGTTCTGGAGAGCCTGCTGGTCACCATGGTAACCACCATAGTGCTGTTTGTTGCGTCCATGACTTTGGGAGAATGCCGAGATCTCTCGCCCCCCACCAACAGTGACAACGCCACGCAT GTTTCCAACTCTGAGGATGTGAACTCCACCATCAAAACGTTCTTCTGTCCCAACAAAACCTACAATGACATGGCCACACTTTTCTTTAACCCACAAGAGGTGGCTATTCACCAGCTCTTCCACCAAGACA GTACCTTCAGTCCAGTTTCCTTGTCTATTTTCTTCGTGCTGTATTTTCTGCTGGCTTGTTGGACCTACGGCATATCTGTACCCAGTGGCCTCTTTGTGCCGTCCCTGCTGTGCGGAGCTGCCTATGGTCGGCTAGTAGCGAACATCCTGAAAAC CTACATAGGGATGGATCACGTTTACTCCGGGACCTTCGCATTGGTTGGCGCCGCATCATTTCTTGGGGGTGTGGTCAGGATGACCATTAGCCTCACTGTCATCCTGATTGAGTCAACCAATGAAATCACCTATGGACTCCCCATCATGATAACCCTCATG GTAGCAAAGTGGACTGGAGATTTCTTTAACAAAGGAATATACGATATCCACATAAAGCTAAGCGGAGTCCCGTTACTGGAATGGGAGACTGAGGTGGAGATGGATAA GCTAACAGCTAGCGACATCATGGAGCCAAACCTGACCTATGTGTACCCTCACACCCGCATCCAGTCTCTGGTCAGTATTCTGCGGACCACGGTGTACCATGCCTTTCCGGTGGTGACGGAGAACCGGGGGAACGAGAAGGAGTTCATGAAAGGGAACattctcatcagcaacaacatAAGATTCAAG AAGTCAAGCATCCTGACCCGGGCGGGGGAGCAGCGCAGGCGGAGCCAGTCCATGAAGTCGTACCCCTCGAGCGAGCTGCGCAACGTGTGTGACGAGCTCGTCGGCACCGAGCAGGCAGAGGAGGCAGAGGACATGCTGCAGCAGATGCTGGAGAGGAG ACATGTCCCCTATCCCAACCTGTACCCTGACCAGTCCCCTAGCGAGGAGTGGACCATGGAGGAGCGATTCCGACCTTTGACCTTCCACGGCCTGATCCTGCGATCCCAGTTAGTGAACCTGCTGATCGGGGGAGTCTGTTATGCTGAAAACCAGTCG agTGCGACTCAGCCTCGACTCTCCTACACTGAGATGACGGAAGACTACCCTCGGTACCCAGATATCCATGACCTGGACCTCGCGTTGCTTAACCCACGCATGATAGTG GATGTGGCGCCGTACATGAACCCTTGCCCCTACACTGTCTCCCCAAACACCCGCGTCTCTCAGGTGTTCAACCTTTTCCGGACCATGGGGCTGAGGCACTTGCctgtagtcaatgctgtcggaGAG attGTTGGAATAATCACAAGGCATAATTTAACCCACGAGTTTCTACTAGCAAAACTGAGGCAGCACTGCATTACAATCTGA
- the LOC121328901 gene encoding chloride transport protein 6-like isoform X2 — translation MACCRRCLCCQCCCGEGETRTPEELLQWTILGETHGEDEILPRKDYESLDYDRCINEPFMEVLDGMDNKKARKYEVVKWVVVFAIGACTGLFQSITFKKICFNFPYFRTDRDKRDFVSAGAAAGVAAAFGAPIGGTLFSLEEGSSFWNQELTWKVLFCSMSATFTLNFFRSGILYNSWGSFQLPGLLNFGEFKCSDSDKKCHLWTAVDLAFFVVMGIFGGLLGALFNCLNKRLAKYRMRNVHPKAKFVRVLESLLVTMVTTIVLFVASMTLGECRDLSPPTNSDNATHVSNSEDVNSTIKTFFCPNKTYNDMATLFFNPQEVAIHQLFHQDSTFSPVSLSIFFVLYFLLACWTYGISVPSGLFVPSLLCGAAYGRLVANILKTYIGMDHVYSGTFALVGAASFLGGVVRMTISLTVILIESTNEITYGLPIMITLMVAKWTGDFFNKGIYDIHIKLSGVPLLEWETEVEMDKLTASDIMEPNLTYVYPHTRIQSLVSILRTTVYHAFPVVTENRGNEKEFMKGNILISNNIRFKKSSILTRAGEQRRRSQSMKSYPSSELRNVCDELVGTEQAEEAEDMLQQMLERRHVPYPNLYPDQSPSEEWTMEERFRPLTFHGLILRSQLVNLLIGGVCYAENQSSATQPRLSYTEMTEDYPRYPDIHDLDLALLNPRMIVDVAPYMNPCPYTVSPNTRVSQVFNLFRTMGLRHLPVVNAVGEIVGIITRHNLTHEFLLAKLRQHCITI, via the exons ATGGCGTGTTGCAGGAGGTGCCTGTGTTGCCAGTGCTGCTGTGGGGAAGGGGAGACCAGGACCCCCGAGGAACTCCTGCAGTGG ACAATCCTCGGGGAGACACATGGAGAAGATGAGATTCTACCAAGGAAGGACTATGAG agttTGGACTATGACAGGTGCATCAATGAACCATTCATGGAGGTTCTGGATGGCATGGATAACAAG AAAGCCAGGAAGTATGAAGTGGTGAAGTGGGTCGTTGTCTTTGCAATTGGAGCCTGTACTGGGTTG TTTCAGAGCATCACCTTTAAAAAGATCTGCTTCAACTTTCCATACTTCCGCACTGACAG GGATAAGAGGGATTTTGTCTCCGCTGGGGCTGCGGCTGGGGTCGCGGCTGCTTTCGGAGCTCCCATTGGGGGCACGCTGTTTAGCCTGGAGGAGGGGTCCTCCTTCTGGAACCAGGAGCTCACATGGAAAGTG CTCTTCTGCTCCATGTCTGCCACTTTCACTCTGAATTTCTTCCGCTCTGGGATTCTGTATAACAGCTGGGGTTCTTTTCAACTACCAGGGCTGTTGAACTTCGGAGAGTTTAAG TGCTCGGATTCGGATAAGAAGTGTCACCTGTGGACCGCGGTCGACCTGGCCTTCTTCGTTGTGATGGGGATATTCGGCGGTCTCCTGGGAGCTTTGTTCAACTGCTTGAACAAGAGATTAGCCAAGTACCGCATGAGGAACGTTCACCCCAAAGCAAAGTTTGTCAG GGTTCTGGAGAGCCTGCTGGTCACCATGGTAACCACCATAGTGCTGTTTGTTGCGTCCATGACTTTGGGAGAATGCCGAGATCTCTCGCCCCCCACCAACAGTGACAACGCCACGCAT GTTTCCAACTCTGAGGATGTGAACTCCACCATCAAAACGTTCTTCTGTCCCAACAAAACCTACAATGACATGGCCACACTTTTCTTTAACCCACAAGAGGTGGCTATTCACCAGCTCTTCCACCAAGACA GTACCTTCAGTCCAGTTTCCTTGTCTATTTTCTTCGTGCTGTATTTTCTGCTGGCTTGTTGGACCTACGGCATATCTGTACCCAGTGGCCTCTTTGTGCCGTCCCTGCTGTGCGGAGCTGCCTATGGTCGGCTAGTAGCGAACATCCTGAAAAC CTACATAGGGATGGATCACGTTTACTCCGGGACCTTCGCATTGGTTGGCGCCGCATCATTTCTTGGGGGTGTGGTCAGGATGACCATTAGCCTCACTGTCATCCTGATTGAGTCAACCAATGAAATCACCTATGGACTCCCCATCATGATAACCCTCATG GTAGCAAAGTGGACTGGAGATTTCTTTAACAAAGGAATATACGATATCCACATAAAGCTAAGCGGAGTCCCGTTACTGGAATGGGAGACTGAGGTGGAGATGGATAA GCTAACAGCTAGCGACATCATGGAGCCAAACCTGACCTATGTGTACCCTCACACCCGCATCCAGTCTCTGGTCAGTATTCTGCGGACCACGGTGTACCATGCCTTTCCGGTGGTGACGGAGAACCGGGGGAACGAGAAGGAGTTCATGAAAGGGAACattctcatcagcaacaacatAAGATTCAAG AAGTCAAGCATCCTGACCCGGGCGGGGGAGCAGCGCAGGCGGAGCCAGTCCATGAAGTCGTACCCCTCGAGCGAGCTGCGCAACGTGTGTGACGAGCTCGTCGGCACCGAGCAGGCAGAGGAGGCAGAGGACATGCTGCAGCAGATGCTGGAGAGGAG ACATGTCCCCTATCCCAACCTGTACCCTGACCAGTCCCCTAGCGAGGAGTGGACCATGGAGGAGCGATTCCGACCTTTGACCTTCCACGGCCTGATCCTGCGATCCCAGTTAGTGAACCTGCTGATCGGGGGAGTCTGTTATGCTGAAAACCAGTCG agTGCGACTCAGCCTCGACTCTCCTACACTGAGATGACGGAAGACTACCCTCGGTACCCAGATATCCATGACCTGGACCTCGCGTTGCTTAACCCACGCATGATAGTG GATGTGGCGCCGTACATGAACCCTTGCCCCTACACTGTCTCCCCAAACACCCGCGTCTCTCAGGTGTTCAACCTTTTCCGGACCATGGGGCTGAGGCACTTGCctgtagtcaatgctgtcggaGAG attGTTGGAATAATCACAAGGCATAATTTAACCCACGAGTTTCTACTAGCAAAACTGAGGCAGCACTGCATTACAATCTGA
- the LOC121329255 gene encoding brain natriuretic peptide translates to MLGSRLAFCYGFVHLLLQTHLLVCAYPYSDPVVRDTDALKTLLQRLEDAFLLNVRAESLERGQVADGMPEERSFEAEDASQERDAEESVIGYSTQDAEEARLSDRSASGFLNPLRNAKRYSGCFGRRIDRIGSMSALGCNGGSRMSYKRS, encoded by the exons ATGTTGGGATCAAGGCTTGCCTTCTGCTACGGATTTGTGCACCTGCTGCTGCAGACGCACCTCCTCGTGTGTGCCTACCCCTACAGCGACCCTGTGGTCAGAGATACCGACGCTTTAAAG ACCTTACTTCAACGCCTAGAAGATGCATTTTTGCTGAACGTCAGAGCAGAATCATTAGAGAGGGGGCAGGTGGCAGATGGAATGCCCGAAGAGCGATCATTCGAAGCGGAGGATGCAAGCCAGGAGCGAGACGCAGAAGAATCGGTTATTGGATACAGCACGCAGGATGCGGAGGAGGCGCGCCTCTCGGACAGGAGTGCCAGTGGATTTCTGAACCCACTGAGAAACGCAAAACGATATTCTGGCTGCTTCGGAAGGAGAATCGACCGCATCGGATCAATGAGTGCGCTGGGGTGCAACGGTGGTTCTAGAATGA GTTACAAAAGAAGTTAA
- the LOC121329307 gene encoding natriuretic peptides A-like has product MMLKTVIYTGVLLFICNKILAREDPLYSPYSSKDLANLKTLLERFEDTLGQDEGNDNQQDYDIANPEGEGSQAGSPWDRERERQRPASDFKKPQEGYQSQSSRLRDLLMATRNNRGSSGCFGSRIDRIGSMSSIGCGGSRKG; this is encoded by the exons ATGATGCTGAAGACAGTCATCTACACTGGAGTCCTTCTTTTCATTTGCAATAAGATCCTAGCTAGGGAAGATCCACTCTACAGTCCTTATTCATCCAAAGACCTAGCTAACTTGAAG ACTCTGCTTGAACGCTTTGAGGATACCTTGGGTCAAGACGAAGGCAATGACAATCAGCAGGATTATGACATTGCAAACCCAGAGGGTGAAGGATCCCAAGCTGGCTCCCCCTGGGACAGGGAAAGGGAGAGACAGAGGCCAGCTTCCGACTTCAAGAAGCCACAGGAGGGCTACCAGTCACAGAGCAGCAGGCTCAGAGATCTTCTGATGGCTACAAGAAATAACAGAGGTTCCTCTGGCTGCTTTGGCTCGAGAATCGACAGAATCGGCTCTATGAGTTCTATAGGATGTGGGGGTTCCAGGAAAG GTTAG
- the LOC121329149 gene encoding methylenetetrahydrofolate reductase-like, with protein MVNQVHSTDSNGPLSKHESSGTSSSSGGDSSRESSRCSTPLLDSDRTDRLREKMRHRMESGDQWFSLEFFPPRTAGGAVNLISRFDRMGAGGPLFIDVTWHPAGDPGSDKETSSMTIASTAVNYCGLESVLHITCCNQSKEKISQHLSKAKRLGLKNIMALRGDPIGNEWEEEAGGFSYARDLVKHVRCEFDDYFDICVAGYPTGHPEAKSYEEDLRHLKEKVDAGADFIVTQLFFRAETFLKFLKDCRAIGITCPIVPGIFPIQGYQSLRQLVKLSKLEVPEEIKEVMDPIKDNDAAIRNYGIDQAVEMCKVLLHSREVPGLHFYTLNREVATMEVLRRLGLWLEDPRRPLPWAVSAHPKRKVEDVRPIFWASRPKSYIYRTQDWDEFPNGRWGNSSSPAFGELNDYYLFYLKSKCAKEALLKMWGEELMSEESVYEVFTCYIAGKPNHNGHKVTCLPWNDDPLASETNLLKEELEKVNRRGVLTINSQPNINGKPSSDPIVGWGPSGGYVFQKAYMEFFTSSENVSALLKVLKKYEPRVNYHIVNVKGENVTNAHDMQPNAVTWGIFPGREIIQPTVVDPVSFMSWKDEAFALWIEQWAKLYEEESPSRMIIQYIHDNYYLVNLVDNDFPLENCLWQVIEDMCKLLDSPVEHPTELHP; from the exons ATGGTGAACCAGGTCCACTCCACTGACAGCAACGGCCCCCTGTCCAAGCACGAGTCGAGCGggaccagcagcagcagcggggGTGACAGCTCCAGGGAGAGCTCCCGCTGCTCCACGCCCCTCCTCGACAGTGACCGCACAGACCGGCTGCGCGAGAAGATGCGTCACCGCATGGAGTCCGGAGACCAGTGGTTCTCCCTTGAGTTCTTTCCCCCCCGCACAGCCGGTGGAGCAGTCAACTTGATCTCCAG GTTTGACCGCATGGGCGCGGGCGGGCCTCTCTTCATTGACGTGACCTGGCACCCAGCAGGGGACCCAGGCTCGGACAAGGAGACCTCGTCCATGACGATCGCCAGCACAGCGGTCAACTACTGCGGCCTGGAGAGCGTGCTGCACATCACCTGCTGCAACCAGAGCAAGGAGAAGATCAGCCAGCACCTGAGCAAGGCCAAGAGGCTGGGCCTCAAGAACATCATGGCTCTCCGTGGAG acccCATTGGAAATGAGTGGGAAGAGGAGGCAGGAGGCTTTAGCTATGCCAGAGACCTTGTCAAACACGTTCGCTGTGAATTTGATGATTACTTTGATATCTGCGTCGCTG GCTACCCCACTGGTCACCCGGAAGCCAAGAGCTATGAGGAGGACCTGAGACACCTGAAGGAGAAGGTGGATGCGGGGGCCGACTTCATCGTTACTCAGCTGTTCTTCCGGGCCGAGACCTTCCTTAAGTTCTTGAAGGACTGTCGAGCCATCGGCATCACCTGCCCCATTGTGCCGGGAATCTTTCCCATACAG GGTTACCAGTCTCTGCGGCAGTTGGTGAAACTGTCCAAGCTGGAGGTGCCTGAGGAAATCAAGGAGGTGATGGATCCCATCAAAGACAATGACGCTGCTATCCGGAACTATGGCATTGACCAGGCTGTGGAGATGTGCAAGGTGCTGCTTCACAGCAGAGAGGTGCCAGGGCTCCACTTCTACACCCTCAACAGAGAGGTGGCCACTATGGAAGTGTTGAGACGGCTGGGGCTGTGGCTGGAGGACCCAAG GCGACCCCTACCTTGGGCAGTCAGTGCTCACCCGAAGCGTAAAGTGGAGGATGTGAGGCCGATCTTCTGGGCTTCCAGACCGAAGAGTTATATTTACAGAACCCAGGACTGGGATG AGTTTCCCAATGGAAGGTG GGGTAACTCGTCCTCTCCAGCTTTTGGCGAGCTGAACGATTACTACCTGTTTTACCTGAAGAGCAAGTGTGCCAAGGAAGCTCTGCTGAAGATGTGGGGAGAGGAGCTGATGAGCGAGGAGAGTGTCTATGAGGTGTTCACCTGCTACATTGCTGGGAAGCCAAACCACAACGGACACAAA GTGACGTGTTTGCCGTGGAATGATGACCCCCTGGCTTCTGAGACCAACCTGCTGAAAGAAGAGCTGGAGAAAGTGAACCGCCGGGGTGTCCTGACCATCAACTCCCAGCCCAACATCAATGGCAAGCCCTCCTCGGATCCCATCGTGGGTTGGGGTCCCAGCGGAGGATACGTCTTCCAGAAG GCATATATGGAGTTCTTTACCTCCAGTGAGAATGTCTCTGCACTTCTTAAAGTACTCAAGAAGTATGAACCTCGTGTTAACTATCATATTGTCAATGTTAAG GGTGAGAATGTAACAAACGCTCATGACATGCAGCCAAATGCTGTGACCTGGGGGATCTTTCCAGGCAGGGAGATCATTCAGCCCACAGTCGTGGACCCAGTCAGCTTCATGTCTTGGAAG GATGAAGCCTTTGCTCTTTGGATCGAGCAGTGGGCCAAACTATACGAGGAGGAGTCCCCTTCACGCATGATCATCCAGTACATCCACGATAACTATTACCTGGTGAACCTCGTGGACAATGACTTCCCTCTGGAGAACTGCCTGTGGCAGGTGATTGAGGACATGTGCAAGCTGCTTGACTCTCCGGTCGAGCATCCTACTGAGCTCCACCCCTGA